In the genome of Terribacillus sp. FSL K6-0262, one region contains:
- a CDS encoding metallophosphoesterase, with translation MFFYEGGVQVPKLYAMSDIHGCYEAMMDTLHLVDLDAGEENKLILLGDYVDGGADSCQVLYHIKHLEEKYPKQVITLLGNHEKMFIDWYTTLDDKSKWLAHDFNLFTIKSFFSGEQFEMMEKQPVMTKGSYYEISHYMVQMLKEKHGELLNWLSEKNRRLPYYETENQIYVHAGICEEEDWKQATRTNEFFWKYPAETGIFMKDIIAGHVSTAEVADDKSYLGRVFWDKSSHFYIDGETVKSNIIPLLKYDANKKSYSGYEKKKDGSWLEYPIVKR, from the coding sequence TTGTTTTTTTATGAAGGGGGAGTGCAAGTGCCAAAGCTATATGCAATGAGTGACATTCATGGATGTTACGAAGCAATGATGGATACGCTGCATTTAGTTGATTTGGATGCCGGTGAGGAAAATAAATTGATACTTTTGGGAGATTATGTTGATGGCGGTGCAGACAGCTGCCAGGTGCTTTACCATATCAAACATTTGGAGGAAAAGTATCCAAAACAAGTTATCACATTATTGGGCAACCATGAAAAAATGTTCATTGACTGGTATACAACACTGGACGATAAGTCAAAATGGCTTGCACACGATTTTAACTTATTTACGATCAAAAGCTTCTTTTCCGGAGAACAGTTTGAAATGATGGAAAAACAGCCAGTGATGACAAAAGGCTCTTACTATGAAATAAGTCACTATATGGTACAAATGCTAAAAGAGAAGCATGGAGAGCTGTTGAATTGGCTCTCTGAAAAAAATAGACGGCTTCCGTATTACGAAACCGAAAATCAAATATATGTTCATGCTGGTATCTGTGAGGAAGAAGATTGGAAGCAAGCAACGAGGACGAATGAATTCTTTTGGAAATATCCTGCAGAAACAGGTATTTTCATGAAAGATATCATTGCAGGTCATGTATCGACTGCAGAGGTTGCGGATGACAAAAGTTATCTGGGAAGAGTTTTTTGGGATAAATCGAGTCATTTTTATATAGATGGGGAAACCGTGAAAAGTAACATCATTCCTTTATTAAAGTATGATGCTAATAAAAAATCATACTCTGGCTACGAAAAGAAGAAAGATGGTTCTTGGCTGGAGTACCCGATCGTGAAGAGATGA
- the guaA gene encoding glutamine-hydrolyzing GMP synthase, with amino-acid sequence MILVLDFGSQYNQLITRRIREFGVYSELHSHKLTADEIRKMNPKGIILSGGPHSVYDENSFRCDEEIFELGIPVLGICYGMQLMTQHFGGNVQRADSREYGRAEITLTNPSVIYKDSPEKQLVWMSHGDKVLDPAPGFSVDATSPSTPVAAISNKERNLYGVQYHPEVRHSEYGNHLLKQFVFDVCHAKADWTMENFIEMETEKIRQQVGDRNVLCALSGGVDSSVVAALIHKAIGDQLTCIFVDHGLLRKNEGAMVEKTFRDEFKINLIAVHAQDRFLSKLEGVSDPEQKRKIIGNEFIYVFDDEASKLENMDFLAQGTLYTDIVESGTETAQTIKSHHNVGGLPEDMQFELIEPLKTLFKDEVRELGTQLGLPDAIVHRQPFPGPGLAIRVIGEITEEKLEIVRESDAILQEEIAKAGLDRDIWQYFTVLPGFKSVGVMGDARTYDYTLGIRAVTSIDGMTSDWARIPWDVLERISVRFVNEVNHVNRVVYDITSKPPATIEWE; translated from the coding sequence ATGATATTGGTACTGGACTTTGGCAGCCAGTACAATCAATTGATCACAAGAAGGATCCGGGAGTTCGGTGTATACAGCGAACTGCATTCCCACAAGCTGACAGCAGATGAGATCCGTAAGATGAACCCGAAAGGAATCATCCTTTCCGGCGGACCGCATAGTGTATATGATGAAAACAGCTTCCGCTGTGATGAAGAAATCTTCGAACTTGGCATCCCGGTATTGGGAATCTGTTACGGTATGCAGCTGATGACACAGCATTTCGGCGGAAATGTCCAGCGTGCTGACAGCCGGGAATACGGCCGCGCGGAAATCACGCTGACAAACCCTTCCGTCATCTACAAAGACTCACCGGAAAAACAGCTTGTTTGGATGAGTCATGGCGATAAAGTATTGGACCCAGCACCAGGCTTCAGCGTAGATGCAACAAGCCCGTCCACCCCAGTTGCGGCAATCAGCAATAAAGAGCGCAATCTTTACGGTGTGCAGTACCATCCTGAAGTACGTCATTCCGAGTACGGCAATCATTTGCTCAAGCAGTTCGTTTTTGACGTCTGTCATGCAAAAGCGGATTGGACAATGGAAAACTTCATCGAGATGGAGACCGAAAAAATCCGTCAGCAAGTCGGTGACCGCAATGTACTATGTGCATTGAGCGGCGGAGTGGACTCCTCTGTAGTAGCTGCCCTTATCCATAAAGCAATCGGCGATCAGCTGACTTGTATCTTCGTCGATCACGGTTTGCTGCGTAAAAATGAAGGTGCAATGGTCGAGAAAACTTTCCGTGATGAATTCAAAATCAACCTGATTGCCGTGCATGCACAGGATCGTTTCCTAAGTAAGCTGGAAGGTGTTTCCGATCCGGAGCAAAAACGGAAAATCATCGGTAATGAATTCATCTATGTATTTGATGATGAAGCTTCCAAGCTTGAAAACATGGACTTCCTTGCACAAGGCACGCTTTATACGGATATCGTGGAGAGCGGGACGGAAACGGCACAGACGATCAAATCCCACCACAATGTGGGCGGACTGCCTGAAGACATGCAGTTTGAATTGATCGAGCCGCTGAAAACATTGTTCAAGGATGAAGTACGTGAGCTTGGAACACAGCTTGGCTTGCCGGATGCAATCGTGCATCGCCAGCCTTTCCCGGGACCAGGTCTGGCAATCCGTGTAATCGGTGAAATCACGGAAGAGAAGCTTGAAATTGTACGTGAATCCGATGCTATCCTGCAAGAGGAAATCGCAAAAGCTGGTCTTGATCGAGACATTTGGCAGTACTTCACTGTACTTCCAGGCTTCAAGAGCGTCGGCGTGATGGGCGATGCCCGTACGTATGACTACACGCTTGGCATCCGTGCCGTAACTTCCATCGACGGTATGACATCCGACTGGGCACGTATCCCTTGGGATGTGTTGGAACGTATTTCTGTACGTTTCGTCAACGAAGTGAATCATGTGAACCGCGTCGTGTATGACATTACAAGCAAGCCGCCTGCGACTATTGAGTGGGAATAA
- a CDS encoding DUF4129 domain-containing transglutaminase family protein, protein MRKRARPMLWIRYVIYVCGFLLFWEWLRPLDEISDTGNLPIFILFTASCFILSAIRMPWWLRFVLKLAALMIVLQVSVMEENLIAGGWLSFIRTELPANLQLLFTGEFASLTPFFRTLLFLILLWLMSYLLYYWFIVANRIFFFIIMTFLYIGILDTFTPYDGSEAVVRVFLISFFAMGISAFARLYQGGEKKQFPKQLLLWTVPLLVILAVSAAVGYAAPKLPPQWADPVPFIQTMSNSNEEKEGEGGIKKVGYGEDDSRLGGPFEQDNTIAFWASTEASGYWRVDSKDVYTGKGWERSREAEPENFQSGEPVGIDLYTGNVATEAREAVILPSPNQVLDRLVYPYGVQTFFSDPVAAAVDPDFGVVETFNRAQYPEENYTIAFEEPQYNLEDLRNDSGMDDANTHYRYTQLPENLPERVRDLADEITAAGDTRYDKAKAVEQYFNQNGFQYRTQDIPVPEEDQDYVDQFLFESKIGYCDNFSSAMVVLLRAADIPARWVKGFTEGQAASNPNFTTPDGMTTYMVTNANAHSWVEVYFPDTGWVPFEPTQGFTNPAEFVSEEETASETPETEPETPEQEDPEPAPEQPEEQEEAPVQDNQTAASSDFHPLYWIIPSIVVLLLAIILYLTRYRWLTAYYVRKYRKEQSEETFGKAYRYLLRLLSHKGFSRPSSQTLREYAQIIDKEFGNKHMSELTAEYERILYRNEKSAQAWINAVELWENLIKQATS, encoded by the coding sequence ATGCGTAAGAGAGCCCGGCCGATGCTATGGATCCGCTATGTGATATATGTATGCGGGTTCCTCTTGTTCTGGGAATGGCTCCGGCCATTGGATGAGATCAGCGATACAGGCAATTTGCCGATCTTCATCCTTTTCACTGCGAGCTGTTTCATACTGTCGGCTATCAGGATGCCCTGGTGGCTACGTTTCGTGCTGAAGCTTGCCGCTTTGATGATCGTCCTGCAAGTATCCGTGATGGAAGAAAACCTGATTGCGGGAGGCTGGCTATCGTTCATCCGGACAGAACTCCCTGCAAATCTGCAATTGCTGTTTACTGGCGAATTTGCATCGCTTACGCCGTTTTTCAGGACCTTGCTGTTTTTGATCCTGCTATGGCTGATGAGCTATCTGCTTTATTACTGGTTCATCGTTGCCAACCGTATTTTCTTCTTCATCATCATGACATTCCTTTATATCGGGATACTGGATACTTTCACACCATACGATGGCAGCGAAGCCGTCGTCCGTGTCTTTCTGATCAGCTTTTTTGCGATGGGTATCTCTGCGTTTGCGAGGCTTTATCAGGGAGGGGAAAAGAAACAGTTTCCAAAGCAATTGCTGCTGTGGACCGTCCCGCTCCTGGTCATACTTGCAGTTTCGGCAGCAGTTGGATATGCAGCGCCGAAACTGCCGCCGCAATGGGCAGATCCAGTTCCATTCATCCAGACCATGTCAAATAGCAACGAGGAAAAGGAAGGGGAAGGCGGTATCAAAAAAGTCGGGTACGGGGAGGATGATTCCCGACTGGGCGGTCCATTCGAACAAGATAACACAATCGCGTTCTGGGCATCGACAGAAGCCAGTGGTTATTGGAGAGTGGATAGTAAAGATGTGTATACAGGAAAAGGCTGGGAACGTTCAAGGGAAGCGGAACCAGAAAATTTCCAGAGCGGGGAACCGGTCGGCATCGATCTTTACACCGGGAATGTAGCGACAGAGGCTCGGGAAGCCGTCATTCTTCCGAGCCCCAATCAAGTGCTGGACAGGCTTGTGTATCCTTACGGCGTGCAGACATTCTTCAGCGACCCGGTTGCTGCTGCGGTGGATCCCGATTTCGGTGTCGTGGAGACGTTCAATCGGGCTCAATATCCAGAGGAAAATTACACAATAGCATTCGAGGAACCGCAATATAATCTCGAGGACCTGCGCAATGATTCCGGGATGGATGATGCGAATACCCATTACCGCTATACCCAGCTGCCTGAAAATCTGCCGGAGCGCGTACGTGATTTGGCAGATGAAATCACTGCTGCCGGCGATACACGTTATGATAAGGCAAAAGCTGTCGAGCAATATTTCAACCAGAATGGCTTCCAATACCGGACGCAGGATATCCCGGTCCCGGAAGAGGATCAGGATTATGTCGATCAGTTCCTATTCGAAAGCAAAATCGGATATTGCGATAACTTCTCATCTGCGATGGTCGTCCTCCTGCGGGCTGCGGATATCCCCGCCCGCTGGGTGAAAGGCTTTACCGAGGGACAGGCTGCGTCCAATCCGAATTTCACCACTCCTGATGGCATGACAACCTATATGGTCACAAATGCCAATGCTCATTCCTGGGTGGAAGTATATTTCCCGGATACAGGCTGGGTTCCGTTTGAGCCGACACAAGGGTTCACTAACCCTGCGGAATTCGTCAGTGAGGAAGAGACTGCAAGTGAAACGCCGGAAACAGAACCAGAAACGCCTGAACAGGAGGATCCAGAGCCGGCTCCAGAACAGCCGGAGGAGCAGGAAGAAGCGCCTGTGCAGGATAATCAGACGGCGGCTTCCTCTGATTTTCATCCGCTGTATTGGATCATTCCGTCCATCGTGGTGCTGCTTTTGGCAATTATCCTATATCTGACTCGTTATAGATGGCTGACTGCCTATTACGTACGGAAATATCGAAAGGAGCAGTCCGAGGAAACATTCGGAAAGGCTTATCGTTATTTGCTGCGCCTGCTGTCGCATAAAGGTTTCAGCCGTCCTTCAAGTCAAACGCTGAGAGAATATGCACAGATCATCGATAAAGAGTTCGGCAATAAGCATATGTCCGAGCTGACCGCCGAATATGAACGAATATTATATCGGAACGAAAAAAGTGCCCAGGCGTGGATAAACGCTGTCGAATTGTGGGAAAATTTAATTAAACAAGCGACATCTTGA
- a CDS encoding DUF58 domain-containing protein — MKDKLRFAFKLVSIFLLAIILFCYSMFQGGFVSWFLFYAYVPILLYVLLVLAYPLDGWRVERSFSKYYVKSGGEVTVEITLSRGLPFPLVYLQIEDLFDKTLLKMSRPDGTLRAAESRQLKQHILFPGFRRHLRIQYVLDRLPRGEHSFHQIRLRTGDPFQLIEKEAVFDISQQLHVYPAEREMTVGNPNSVFEEGAAIAYAPRSKQTSVVSGIREYTPGDRFSWIDWKASARKQDMMTKEFEQEKSADVLVALDRRVDRQAEDLFEYAVVIAFSVYRKLKKRNEQVGFMSLGHDAKWLPATMGSAQLQRVQHYLTTVSREVGRPHLHALAAELSKQPKGSTVYYVTTDLDSRDLPLLRKLRQTGYVLTVLYICSHAELGTKEKNLLQGVRQLGHQMDIHPVQKTARTEVQRNA, encoded by the coding sequence ATGAAAGATAAGCTGCGCTTTGCCTTTAAGCTGGTGAGCATTTTTTTGCTGGCCATCATCCTGTTTTGTTACAGCATGTTTCAAGGTGGCTTTGTCAGCTGGTTCTTGTTTTATGCTTACGTACCTATTTTGTTATATGTGCTGCTTGTGCTGGCATACCCCCTTGACGGCTGGAGGGTGGAAAGGTCGTTCTCCAAGTACTATGTCAAAAGCGGCGGGGAAGTGACTGTCGAAATCACACTGTCTCGAGGTTTGCCATTTCCGCTTGTGTATTTACAAATTGAAGATTTATTTGACAAGACTTTGCTGAAAATGAGCAGACCGGATGGAACATTGCGGGCTGCTGAATCGAGGCAGCTAAAGCAGCATATCCTGTTTCCGGGCTTCCGCAGACATCTGCGTATCCAATATGTCCTGGACAGGCTCCCTCGGGGGGAGCACAGCTTCCATCAGATTCGTCTGCGTACTGGTGATCCATTTCAGCTGATCGAAAAAGAAGCGGTATTCGATATCAGTCAGCAGCTTCATGTCTATCCAGCTGAAAGGGAGATGACAGTCGGCAATCCGAATAGTGTGTTTGAGGAAGGGGCGGCTATTGCGTATGCACCGCGTTCGAAGCAGACGAGCGTCGTTTCTGGAATCCGGGAGTACACGCCGGGAGACCGATTCAGCTGGATCGACTGGAAAGCATCAGCAAGGAAGCAGGATATGATGACGAAGGAATTCGAGCAGGAAAAGAGCGCGGACGTGCTTGTCGCATTGGACAGAAGAGTGGATCGGCAGGCCGAAGATCTCTTTGAATATGCAGTTGTCATTGCCTTTTCTGTCTATCGGAAGCTGAAAAAAAGAAATGAACAAGTCGGCTTCATGAGCCTCGGCCATGACGCTAAATGGCTGCCGGCAACAATGGGCAGCGCCCAGCTGCAGCGCGTGCAGCACTATTTGACTACCGTGAGCCGGGAGGTGGGGCGGCCGCATCTCCATGCATTGGCGGCAGAGCTGTCAAAGCAGCCGAAGGGCTCGACTGTTTACTATGTGACAACCGATCTGGATAGCAGGGATCTGCCATTGCTGCGCAAGCTAAGACAAACCGGCTATGTATTGACGGTTTTATACATCTGCTCTCATGCGGAACTTGGAACAAAGGAGAAAAACCTTTTGCAGGGAGTCCGCCAGCTTGGTCATCAGATGGATATCCATCCCGTACAAAAAACTGCCCGAACGGAGGTGCAGCGTAATGCGTAA
- a CDS encoding MoxR family ATPase yields MTKLSIYHPAVARIIENINKVIIGKEEPVVLSLTALLAGGHVLLEDVPGVGKTMLVRSLARSVDCDFKRIQFTPDLLPSDVTGVSIYNPKTLEFEFRPGPILGNIVLADEINRTSPKTQSALLEAMEEKNVTVEGNALPLADPFFVMATQNPVDYEGTYPLPEAQLDRFLLKIRMGYPNAQEEMQMLDAVGTKHPISAVESVMTKADLISMQEAAANVYVDPQIQQYIVDLAQISRRHPDVYVGLSPRGSIAMMRAAKAYAFIHDRDYCIPDDVQTLAPFVLGHRILLRSEARYDGLTPEMLVQRLIEAVDVPVEKESVHER; encoded by the coding sequence ATGACCAAACTATCAATCTATCATCCTGCAGTGGCTCGGATCATAGAGAATATCAATAAAGTGATCATCGGGAAAGAAGAGCCGGTTGTGCTTAGCCTGACAGCGTTGCTTGCCGGCGGTCATGTCCTATTGGAGGATGTCCCTGGTGTCGGCAAGACGATGCTGGTCCGCTCTCTTGCCCGTTCTGTCGATTGTGATTTCAAACGTATCCAGTTCACGCCGGATCTCTTGCCATCTGATGTGACGGGGGTTTCGATTTATAACCCGAAAACGCTGGAGTTCGAATTCCGTCCCGGGCCCATCCTGGGGAATATCGTGCTTGCCGATGAGATCAATCGTACGTCTCCCAAGACGCAATCTGCTTTGCTGGAGGCCATGGAGGAGAAGAATGTCACGGTGGAGGGCAATGCCCTGCCGCTGGCTGATCCATTCTTTGTCATGGCGACCCAGAATCCAGTCGACTATGAAGGCACTTATCCGCTGCCGGAAGCACAGTTGGATCGCTTCCTCCTGAAAATCCGGATGGGATATCCGAATGCCCAGGAAGAAATGCAGATGCTGGATGCTGTCGGAACCAAGCACCCAATAAGCGCCGTGGAATCCGTCATGACAAAAGCTGATCTGATAAGCATGCAGGAGGCAGCGGCAAATGTGTATGTCGATCCGCAGATACAGCAGTATATTGTGGATTTGGCACAAATATCGCGCAGGCATCCCGATGTTTATGTAGGGCTTAGCCCCCGCGGGTCCATTGCAATGATGCGGGCAGCCAAAGCGTATGCATTCATCCATGACCGCGACTATTGCATTCCTGATGACGTACAGACATTGGCTCCATTCGTGCTTGGCCATCGGATTTTGCTGCGTTCGGAAGCGCGTTACGATGGCTTGACGCCAGAGATGCTTGTCCAGCGGCTGATCGAGGCAGTGGATGTACCAGTGGAGAAGGAATCCGTACATGAAAGATAA
- a CDS encoding cation:proton antiporter, with protein MDHLVFEVGTALVLVAIAAILANKLNFSIIPFLIIIGMLVGPHAPSFGIINLQFVHSEDIIAFLGRIGVLFLLFYLGLEFSIGKLIKSGKNIVLGGSIYIGINFALGFLYPFVLGFPIKETLIIAGIITISSSAIVAKVLVDLRRTGNTETELILGIIMFEDIFLAVYLSTVSGLVLGDSNSLGGTILSILIALGYMLLFFVIARKAAPLISKLLRISSNEVFIIVIFAALFFIAGFSETIHVAEAIGALLLGLVFSETDQGERIEHMVVPFRDFFGAIFFFSFGLSIDPTTLGDAVWLALGAVAITIIGNFVAGMIAGRRAGLSHKASTNIGLTIVSRGEFSIIMANLGMAGGLMGVLQPFSALYVLILAILGPLLTKESKHIFHFLNKIFKWQEAKPKKARQS; from the coding sequence ATGGACCATTTAGTCTTCGAAGTAGGAACTGCGCTTGTCTTGGTCGCAATCGCAGCCATCCTTGCCAACAAGTTAAACTTCTCCATCATCCCGTTCCTCATCATCATCGGGATGCTGGTCGGACCGCATGCACCCAGTTTTGGCATCATCAATCTCCAGTTTGTCCACAGTGAGGATATCATCGCCTTCCTCGGACGGATAGGTGTCCTGTTCCTTCTGTTCTATCTGGGGCTTGAATTCTCCATCGGGAAACTGATCAAATCAGGTAAAAACATCGTTTTAGGCGGCAGTATCTATATCGGTATCAACTTTGCACTCGGATTCCTGTATCCTTTTGTACTGGGCTTTCCGATCAAGGAGACATTGATCATCGCAGGGATCATCACGATAAGCTCCAGTGCCATTGTCGCGAAGGTGCTTGTCGATTTGCGTCGCACCGGCAATACGGAAACAGAACTGATTCTGGGTATCATAATGTTTGAGGACATTTTCCTTGCTGTCTATTTATCCACGGTATCAGGTTTGGTTTTAGGAGACTCCAATTCCTTGGGAGGAACGATCCTATCCATTCTGATTGCACTCGGTTATATGCTGCTGTTCTTCGTCATCGCACGAAAAGCGGCACCTCTTATAAGCAAGCTTCTACGCATCTCCTCTAATGAGGTATTTATCATCGTCATTTTTGCAGCACTATTCTTTATTGCCGGCTTCTCGGAAACCATCCACGTTGCCGAAGCAATCGGCGCCCTCTTACTCGGACTTGTATTCTCTGAGACCGATCAAGGTGAACGAATCGAGCATATGGTCGTTCCATTCCGTGATTTCTTCGGGGCCATCTTCTTCTTCAGCTTCGGACTGAGCATCGATCCAACGACACTCGGTGACGCTGTCTGGCTTGCACTTGGAGCTGTTGCCATCACGATCATCGGTAACTTCGTCGCTGGTATGATTGCCGGGCGCCGGGCAGGCCTGTCACATAAAGCATCGACGAATATCGGTCTGACCATCGTCTCCCGGGGTGAGTTCTCCATCATCATGGCCAATCTAGGAATGGCCGGCGGACTCATGGGCGTACTGCAGCCGTTCTCTGCTTTGTACGTGCTCATCCTGGCGATCCTAGGTCCATTGTTGACAAAGGAATCCAAGCATATCTTCCATTTCCTTAACAAGATATTCAAATGGCAGGAAGCCAAACCCAAAAAAGCCCGTCAATCCTGA
- a CDS encoding cation:proton antiporter regulatory subunit, which translates to MNIRESDLPGIGRKFELMTENDDKVVVIIHDDGRREVYHYDDEDLDESISGVTFTDSEARQLASIIGGMTYKPKAVETIEVAFDDLVVEWFRLGPNAPIIGKTIGEIGIRQNYNINIIGIIRKDRSKQLNPGVDSIFKSGDTIVISGERADIKRASSELFLKERG; encoded by the coding sequence ATGAATATCCGTGAATCAGATTTGCCGGGTATCGGGAGAAAGTTCGAACTTATGACGGAAAATGACGATAAAGTTGTCGTGATCATCCATGATGATGGCCGTCGGGAAGTTTATCATTACGATGATGAGGATTTGGATGAAAGCATCTCCGGTGTGACATTCACCGACTCCGAGGCAAGACAGCTCGCTTCCATCATCGGCGGCATGACCTATAAGCCGAAAGCGGTGGAAACGATTGAAGTCGCTTTTGATGACCTTGTGGTCGAATGGTTCAGGCTCGGACCGAATGCACCGATCATCGGAAAGACAATCGGTGAAATCGGTATACGCCAGAACTATAATATCAACATCATCGGGATCATTCGCAAAGATCGATCCAAACAGTTGAATCCTGGTGTCGATTCGATATTCAAAAGCGGTGACACCATCGTCATTTCAGGCGAGCGCGCAGATATCAAACGTGCCAGCAGTGAATTATTCTTGAAAGAAAGGGGATAG
- a CDS encoding AbrB/MazE/SpoVT family DNA-binding domain-containing protein, translating into MELAKLSSKGQITVPKHIRDVLNVKEGEHVAFVEEGGIVFMAKADLDSIHDLQEILSDSKFKEVVRKAKQL; encoded by the coding sequence ATGGAATTAGCAAAGCTTAGTTCAAAAGGGCAGATCACCGTTCCAAAACACATCCGGGATGTCCTGAACGTCAAGGAAGGAGAACATGTAGCATTCGTCGAAGAAGGCGGAATCGTGTTCATGGCGAAGGCGGATCTTGATTCGATCCACGATCTGCAGGAAATACTAAGTGATAGTAAGTTCAAGGAAGTCGTCCGCAAAGCAAAACAATTGTAA